From Montipora foliosa isolate CH-2021 chromosome 6, ASM3666993v2, whole genome shotgun sequence, a single genomic window includes:
- the LOC138005520 gene encoding uncharacterized protein, translated as MAEASTNSSGETPIKSSASSSSGCLFCGIQQTDSRKRTSLKGKVKDLAERVAIVLDINISVVDVERYLCNDRCYKKIKRLEKLQEEEKLLKTELKTSFASTNRFKRGVPSDSSLSPSTIAPTKSARHNHDAHDQRTNKMIAKSLNFGSGIQEEGEKGALLNIIPLDALPSSTPPASLIPAFVPVAANIMSQGISEGHVCKVQAVVTYESGKKSGDLPPELHRLGKALARGSNFKALADAAMESPNLKEAIKGRICSDISKECKRLCSKADPSLLRGMTKEAMVNFSWQAVGKELQTKAPLFLRCILAAADPANGTATTYDAVRHPGVYTAAAILLKKRDKAISLIPYVISTILKVGKTSKTALVRLNHLGITMSPKSINKALDIIGEDYDLKLHEWKDGISSHMVQKEDAVEEKRRLELRKEELNEQLLLGDDVHNQFNQIQAAVSDKDQKILQIEEERPSSFNIVLDNIDLKVLASDMTSDNQNKDYHWCNHNAHLDRVNPLHLENDVPTADLQELPNSAFLPSLDDQNSLLSDFFVLVGRVIVENLPAFAIFKDVIPLHIKHKYSGELKKKTETVNLGVIFKDENLGEEMIDIIRGLHGMVPTVEGPGGQEKFDRVPVVGDQKTMERGVEAQFSVRNAYTKSRRLEGLFFQLADWHHENKFLALIFSRYYSGSSACDKTSLFALRNLVNWRDVITDAQQKPAPCKRFVDLILDADIIAAALVFFGMVDVDATPTKHGFSNEMVNNIRAVRARYFSRVVIEFILTFIVDGTLYERHFANIQALEEWEAFQRNQPVLENGRFPCRFPGCDSSFKHDGVHRMRHELSHNPPPRVPAEPTLESTLPDPSDQNPEPKDDVFDYHCGFMNMALLLRNFRDAIKEGDGDRIINCIKMFLLHFKQDGSGSTKYALEALYHLFQVLAILSPRETERLKWNRTVNNQGGDGNNVAMDVALEHDNHALKEIIRGLGANITEDSVRRVCRAFFILKKLLFVLDTEVNVKKVSGRHTKKSVKEDLIKVVKTLSDQHVFEKQTTREPMYCFPDCPRDYLQLLNTKELFRWINDHKTNISLEKRPR; from the exons ATGGCTGAAGCGAGTACGAATTCTAGCGGTGAAACACCCATAAAATCTTCGGCTTCAAGTTCGTCTGGATGCTTGTTTTGTGGTATACAGCAAACTGATTCACGAAAAAGAACTAGTTTGAAAGGAAAAGTAAAAGATCTGGCTGAAAGGGTGGCCATTGTTTTGGACATAAACATAAGCGTCGTCGACGTGGAGCGATATTTGTGCAACGATCGTTGCTACAAAAAGATCAAACGTCTTGAGAAATTGCAAGAAGAGGAAAAACTGTTGAAGACTGAGCTAAAGACAAGCTTTGCTTCGACGAATAGGTTTAAACGTGGCGTTCCGTCGGATTCCTCGCTCTCACCGAGCACGATTGCGCCCACTAAGTCCGCTCGTCATAATCATGATGCCCATGATCAACGGACGAATAAAATGATTGCGAAAAGTTTAAATTTTGGCAGTGGAATACAGGAGGAAGGCGAAAAAGGTGCTCTGCTGAACATAATTCCCTTAGATGCTTTGCCATCGTCGACACCACCGGCGTCGTTGATTCCAGCATTCGTTCCAGTTGCAGCCAATATTATGTCGCAGGGTATTAGCGAGGGTCACGTCTGCAAAGTACAG GCTGTTGTCACTTATGAGTCTGGCAAGAAATCGGGAGATTTGCCTCCAGAATTACATCGCCTTGGAAAAGCATTAGCTAGAGGGAGCAACTTTAAAGCCTTGGCAGATGCAGCAATGGAAAGTCCGAACCTGAAAGAAGCTATTAAGGGCAGGATATGCAGTGATATTTCAAAGGAATGTAAACGGTTGTGCTCGAAGGCTGACCCATCGCTACTTAGGGGCATGACAAAAGAAGCAATGGTCAACTTTTCGTGGCAAGCCGTCGGAAAAGAACTGCAGACCAAAGCCCCTCTTTTCCTGCGATGCATTTTGGCTGCTGCAGATCCAGCTAATGGCACTGCCACTACCTATGATGCTGTCAGGCACCCTGGTGTTTACACGGCTGCAGCGATTTTGCTGAAGAAACGCGATAAAGCGATCAGTTTAATTCCTTACGTGATCAGCACCATCCTAAAAGTTGGTAAAACGTCGAAAACG GCCCTTGTTAGATTAAATCATCTTGGGATTACTATGTCTCCAAAAAGCATCAATAAAGCCCTTGATATAATTGGAGAAGATTATGATCTCAAGCTACATGAATGGAAGGACGGCATATCAAGCCACATGGTGCAAAAAGAGGACGCAGTGGAAGAAAAGCGGAGGCTGGAATTAAGAAAAGAGGAACTTAATGAGCAGTTACTTTTGGGGGACGATGTCCACAATCAGTTTAACCAAATTCAAGCTGCAGTATCTGATAAAGACCAAAAAATTCTGCAAATTGAAGAAGAACGGCCAAGCAGTTTTAATATTGTGTTGGACAACATTGATTTAAAAGTTCTGGCCTCAGATATGACATCTGATAACCAGAATAAAGATTATCATTGGTGTAATCATAATGCCCATCTCGACAGGGTGAATCCACTGCATCTTGAAAATGATGTGCCAACAGCAGATTTGCAAGAGCTTCCTAACAGTGCATTTCTGCCAAGTTTAGATGATCAGAATTCTCTCCTAtcagatttttttgttcttgtggGAAGGGTTATTGTAGAGAATTTGCCTGCATTTGCCATTTTCAAAGATGTCATTCCTCTTCACATCAAACATAAGTACTCTGgtgaattgaagaaaaaaactgaaaca GTTAATCTGGGCGTGATCTTCAAAGATGAAAACCTTGGAGAGGAGATGATTGACATCATCAGGGGACTTCATGGAATGGTACCCACAGTGGAAGGCCCCGGAGGACAAGAAAAATTTGATCGTGTTCCAGTTGTTGGGGACCAGAAGACCATGGAAAGAGGAGTTGAGGCTCAGTTCTCTGTGCGAAATGCCTACACAAAGAGTAGAAGGCTGGAGGGCTTGTTTTTTCAGCTTGCTGACTGGCATCATGAAAATAAATTCTTGGCA ttgattttttcAAGATACTACAGTGGGTCCTCTGCTTGTGACAAAACATCTCTCTTTGCTTTGAGGAATCTTGTTAACTGGCGTGATGTTATCACTGATGCTCAGCAAAAGCCAGCACCTTGTAAGAGGTTTGTGGACCTCATACTCGATGCAGATATTATCGCTGCAGCTCTAGTTTTCTTTGGAATGGTGGATGTAGACGCAACCCCAACAAAACATGGCTTCAGCAATGAAATGGTTAACAACATAAGGGCTGTTCGTGCTAGATATTTTAGCAGAGTAGTCATAGAATTCATCCTCACATTCATAGTTGATGGAACTCTGTATGAAAGGCATTTTGCCAACATTCAGGCTTTGGAAGAGTGGGAAGCATTTCAAAGGAATCAGCCTGTACTTGAAAATGGAAGATTCCCTTGCAGATTCCCTGGATGTGACAGTTCATTTAAACATGATGGTGTCCACAGAATGAGGCATGAGCTTTCACATAACCCCCCACCAAGGGTACCAGCAGAACCAACATTGGAAAGCACTCTGCCAGACCCAAGTGACCAAAATCCTGAACCTAAGGATGACGTGTTTGATTACCATTGCGGTTTCATGAACATGGCTTTGCTATTGAGAAATTTTAGAGATGCTATCAAAGAGGGTGACGGGGATAGGATTATAAATTGCATTAAGATGTTTCTTTTGCACTTCAAACAAGATGGCAGTGGCAGTACCAAATATGCCTTGGAGGCATTATACCATCTGTTTCAAGTGCTAGCTATACTCAGTCCTCGAGAAACGGAGCGACTTAAGTGGAACCGAACTGTGAACAATCAGGGGGGTGACGGTAACAATGTTGCAATGGATGTTGCTCTAGAGCATGATAATCACGCTCTAAAGGAAATCATAAGAGGTCTGGGAGCAAATATCACTGAGGATAGCGTACGACGAGTATGCAGGGCATTCTTTATCCTCAAAAAGCTACTTTTTGTACTTGATACTGAAGTGAATGTTAAGAAAGTATCAGGAAGACATACAAAAAAATCTGTGAAGGAGGATTTGATTAAAGTAGTCAAAACTCTCTCTGACCAGCATGTGTTTGAGAAGCAGACAACACGGGAACCCATGTATTGTTTCCCAGATTGTCCCAGAGACTATCTCCAATTGCTCAACACAAAGGAACTGTTTAGGTGGATAAATGATCACAAAACTAATATAAGTCTAGAGAAGAGGCCACGTTGA
- the LOC138005521 gene encoding uncharacterized protein — translation MADADELFDSACDHVVERFKVENLKDLQRKALKKLVIGEDVFLIQPTGSGKSLIYQSAPMVFDIVKRTTFKSIAVVISPLTSLMQDQVKFLKSIGVTAEFIGEDQQDDAAKTAVERGDCQIVFGSPESFLSSHRWRKMLSSKVYEERLCLVAVDEAHCISHWGYAAKKGERAFRKWFSRINEIRSIIKKVPVIALTATATTETRLQTVRTLEMKSPALIVDIPNRQNISYGVQVITPNPSVTFAKMVSDLKVQKTAYERTIIYCPTIKLTTHLYGFFQAELRENIYADEVHDPKKRIAEMFHSRSDELNKEEILKSMGESNGCIRVLIATIAYGMGINCKDVKTVIHYGPSYNCETYLQESGRAGRRGQDQCKSVILYSNIMTKHCHESMVTYLKQNDKCRRKVLLEKFDVDVSKLPAYEYPHRCCDICQQQCKCDGDTCNFVFFNLECSPTALVETESNERTVTEDQMTLLNSKLNYLKRALNQQFLQSAKKSNAPMFTPAKLFCGFGDNQIKQIMQHCSHMFSASDVYKYVDIWHPTVASEVLFTISTIFEDVDISHLDMEESEDTQEYYFDSFDAIFDFDVEDSLMAAIPLELLSVDEDTMDSDMEDSN, via the exons atggcggatgcAGACGAACTCTTTGACTCGGCGTGTGATCATGTTGTGGAACGTTTCAAAGTGGAAAACTTGAAAGATTTGCAACGCAAAGCATTAAAAAAGCTGGTAATTGGTGAAGATGTGTTTTTAATTCAACCGACTGGATCAGGAAAGTCCCTCATTTATCAGTCTGCGCCGATGGTTTTTGACATCGTCAAGAGGACaactttcaaatccattgctgtTGTTATCTCACCTCTGACTTCTCTAATGCAAGATCAAGTGAAATTTCTTAAGTCAATTGGagttactgctgagtttatcgGTGAAGATCAACAGGACGACGCGGCCAAAACGGCGGTTGAACGGGGCGACTGTCAGATCGTGTTTGGATCTCCGGAGTCATTTTTAAGTTCCCATCGATGGAGAAAGATGTTATCGAGTAAGGTGTACGAAGAGAGATTGTGCCTTGTTGCTGTAGATGAAGCGCACTGTATTTCGCATTG GGGCTATGCAGCTAAAAAAGGAGAAAGGGCATTTAGGAAATGGTTTTCTCGTATAAACGAGATCCGATCAATCATCAAAAAGGTACCAGTGATAGCCCTCACTGCAACTGCCACAACTGAAACAAGACTTCAGACTGTGAGAACATTGGAAATGAAGAGTCCAGCTTTGATTGTTGACATCCCCAACAGACAGAACATCTCCTATGGTGTGCAAGTTATCACTCCCAACCCTTCTGTGACATTTGCAAAAATGGTGAGTGACTTGAAAGTTCAAAAGACTGCGTATGAACGAACCATAATATACTGTCCCACAATAAAACTTACAACCCACTTGTATGGCTTTTTTCAAGCCGAACTAAGGGAAAACATTTATGCAGATGAAGTTCATGatccaaagaaaagaattgCGGAAATGTTCCACAGCAGAAGTGATGAACTTAATAAAGAGGAGATACTGAAGTCCATGGGAGAGAGCAATGGTTGTATACGTGTACTTATTGCAACAATTGCCTATGGGATGGGTATCAATTGCAAGGATGTAAAAACTGTGATTCATTATGGCCCATCATACAATTGTGAGACATACCTACAAGAAAGTGGTCGAGCCGGACGGAGAGGTCAAGACCAGTGCAAATCAGTTATTTTGTACTCAAATATAATGACCAAACATTGCCACGAAAGCATGGTTAcctatttaaaacaaaatgacaAGTGCAGAAGAAAAGTTCTTTTGGAGAAGTTTGATGTGGATGTCTCAAAATTGCCCGCCTATGAATATCCACACCGTTGTTGTGATATTTGCCAACAGCAATGCAAATGTGATGGTGATACAtgcaattttgtgttttttaattTGGAATGTTCTCCTACTGCTTTGGTTGAAACTGAAAGTAACGAGAGAACTGTCACTGAGGACCAAATGACACTACTCAATTCAAAACTCAACTATCTAAAGAGAGCATTGAATCAGCAGTTTCTGCAGTCAGCCAAGAAAAGCAATGCACCTATGTTTACTCCAGCAAAGCTTTTTTGTGGATTTGGAGACAATCAAATAAAGCAGATTATGCAACATTGCTCGCACATGTTTTCAGCCAGTGATGTGTATAAATATGTTGACATTTGGCATCCCACTGTGGCCTCAGAAGTTTTGTTCACTATAAGTACAATTTTTGAAGATGTTGACATAAGCCATTTGGATATGGAGGAATCAGAGGACACCCAGGAATACTATTTTGACAGTTTTGATGCCATTTTTGACTTTGATGTGGAAGACTCACTTATGGCAGCTATTCCTTTGGAACTCTTATCTGTTGATGAAGATACTATGGATTCAGACATGGAAGATTCTAATTAA